The Micromonospora sediminicola genome contains a region encoding:
- a CDS encoding NAD-dependent malic enzyme, translated as MAITRLPSAGFSITIRIAVPADASSIGRLTTAAGEAGAIVTALDVVDSDPTNVIVDLTCDTADAGHADQVVDALTALDGVDVRKVSDRTFLLHLGGKIEVTPKVALRTRDELSRAYTPGVARVCMAIAENPADARRLTIKRNTVAVVSDGSAVLGLGNLGPAASLPVMEGKAALFKRFGGVDAWPVVLDTQDTDEIVAIVKAIAPAYGGINLEDIAAPRCFEIEARLREALDIPVFHDDQHGTAICVLAALTNALRVVGKQLADVRVVVSGAGAAGTAIMKLLLRQGVGDIIAYDRQGALHRGLPDLNPAWQWLAENTNKENYSGDLAGAVRGADVFIGVSAPNLLTGDDVAAMAKDAIVFALANPDPEVDPREARKHAAVVATGRSDQPNQINNVLAFPGVFRGMLDAHAEEFTEEMAIAAARAIADVVGEDKINPTVIVPSVFDSRVAPAVAAAVRAAAQNPAVTPPPAADPGPADLPEIAANASATP; from the coding sequence GTGGCCATCACCCGACTGCCGAGTGCGGGATTCTCCATCACCATCCGGATCGCGGTGCCCGCCGACGCCTCCTCCATCGGCCGCCTGACCACCGCGGCGGGCGAGGCCGGCGCCATCGTCACCGCGCTGGACGTGGTCGACTCCGACCCGACCAACGTGATCGTCGACCTCACCTGCGACACCGCCGACGCCGGCCACGCCGACCAGGTCGTCGACGCGCTCACCGCGCTCGACGGGGTGGACGTGCGCAAGGTCTCCGACCGCACGTTCCTGCTGCACCTCGGCGGCAAGATCGAGGTCACCCCGAAGGTCGCGCTGCGCACCCGGGACGAGCTGTCCCGCGCGTACACCCCTGGGGTGGCCCGGGTCTGCATGGCGATCGCGGAGAACCCGGCCGACGCCCGCCGGCTCACCATCAAGCGCAACACGGTCGCCGTGGTCAGCGACGGCTCCGCGGTGCTCGGCCTGGGCAACCTCGGCCCGGCCGCCTCGCTGCCGGTGATGGAGGGCAAGGCCGCGCTGTTCAAGCGCTTCGGCGGGGTGGACGCCTGGCCGGTGGTGCTGGACACCCAGGACACCGACGAGATCGTGGCCATCGTCAAGGCCATCGCGCCGGCGTACGGCGGGATCAACCTGGAGGACATCGCCGCGCCGCGCTGCTTCGAGATCGAGGCCCGGCTGCGCGAGGCCCTGGACATCCCGGTCTTCCACGACGACCAGCACGGCACCGCGATCTGCGTGCTGGCCGCGCTCACCAACGCGCTGCGCGTCGTGGGCAAGCAGCTCGCGGACGTGCGGGTCGTGGTCTCCGGCGCCGGCGCGGCCGGCACCGCGATCATGAAGCTGCTGCTGCGCCAGGGCGTGGGCGACATCATCGCGTACGACCGGCAGGGCGCCCTGCACCGCGGGCTGCCCGACCTCAACCCGGCCTGGCAGTGGCTGGCCGAGAACACCAACAAGGAGAACTACTCCGGCGACCTGGCCGGGGCGGTGCGCGGCGCGGACGTGTTCATCGGGGTGAGCGCGCCGAACCTGCTCACCGGCGACGACGTCGCCGCGATGGCGAAGGACGCGATCGTGTTCGCGCTGGCCAACCCGGACCCGGAGGTCGACCCGCGGGAGGCGCGCAAGCACGCCGCCGTGGTCGCCACCGGCCGCTCCGACCAGCCGAACCAGATCAACAACGTGCTCGCCTTCCCCGGCGTGTTCCGCGGCATGCTCGACGCGCACGCCGAGGAGTTCACCGAGGAGATGGCGATCGCGGCCGCCCGGGCCATCGCCGACGTGGTCGGCGAGGACAAGATCAACCCCACCGTGATCGTGCCCAGCGTCTTCGACTCGCGGGTCGCCCCGGCCGTGGCCGCAGCGGTACGCGCCGCCGCGCAGAACCCGGCCGTGACGCCGCCGCCGGCGGCCGACCCCGGTCCGGCCGACCTCCCCGAGATCGCCGCCAACGCCAGCGCCACCCCCTGA
- the dapF gene encoding diaminopimelate epimerase has product MEFTKGHGTGNDFVILPDPDGALDLTPGLVAALCDRRRGLGGDGVLRVVRAAKHPEGVALAGEAEWFMDYWNSDGSFAEMCGNGARVFVRYLLERSLAVAPSGGTLPIATRAGLVRARVEGADVAVEMRRPRLYDTATATLGGLTLPGAAVDVGNPHLVCALPAALDLTGLDLTRAPEVDAAVFPSGVNVEFTTPGEPVDGADGHVLMRVYERGSAETLSCGTGACAVAAVALRDGDRETGTVAVDVPGGRLTVTVTADSCWLAGPAVLVATGTLASAALLP; this is encoded by the coding sequence GTGGAGTTCACCAAAGGCCACGGCACCGGCAACGACTTCGTCATCCTGCCCGACCCGGACGGCGCGCTCGACCTGACACCCGGTCTGGTCGCCGCGCTCTGCGACCGGCGGCGCGGGCTCGGCGGCGACGGCGTGCTGCGCGTGGTACGCGCCGCCAAGCACCCGGAGGGTGTCGCGCTGGCCGGCGAGGCCGAGTGGTTCATGGACTACTGGAACTCCGACGGCTCGTTCGCCGAGATGTGCGGCAACGGCGCCCGGGTGTTCGTGCGCTATCTGCTGGAGCGGTCGCTTGCCGTCGCCCCGTCGGGCGGGACGCTGCCGATCGCGACCCGCGCCGGTCTGGTGCGGGCCCGGGTCGAGGGCGCCGACGTGGCGGTCGAGATGCGCCGCCCCCGCCTGTACGACACCGCCACCGCCACCCTCGGCGGGTTGACCCTGCCCGGCGCGGCAGTGGACGTCGGCAACCCGCACCTGGTGTGCGCGCTGCCCGCCGCGCTGGACCTCACCGGCCTCGACCTGACCCGCGCGCCCGAGGTCGACGCCGCGGTCTTCCCGTCCGGGGTGAACGTCGAGTTCACCACGCCCGGTGAGCCGGTCGACGGCGCCGACGGGCACGTGCTGATGCGGGTCTACGAGCGAGGTTCGGCCGAGACGCTCTCCTGCGGCACCGGCGCCTGCGCGGTGGCGGCGGTGGCGCTGCGGGACGGCGACCGGGAGACCGGCACGGTGGCGGTGGACGTGCCGGGTGGCCGGCTCACCGTCACGGTCACCGCCGACTCGTGCTGGCTGGCCGGCCCAGCCGTTCTGGTCGCCACCGGCACGCTGGCCTCCGCAGCCCTGCTTCCCTGA
- the miaA gene encoding tRNA (adenosine(37)-N6)-dimethylallyltransferase MiaA, whose translation MTVVAVVGPTAAGKSALSIALAHALGGEVVNADSMQLYRGMDVGTAKLTPAEREGVPHHLLDIWPVTEPASVAEYQKLARAAVDDILARGRVPLLVGGSGLYVRAVLEQFEFPGTDPALRERLEAELAERGPAPLHARLAEADPQAAAGILPTNGRRIVRALEVVELTGAPFTASLPAPTPYYPSVQLGVDLDTALLDERIALRVDRMWADGLVDEVRTLVDAGLPGGRTASRALGYQQVLRFLAGELTETQAYEETIRATRRFVRRQRSWFRRDPRVHWLDSASPAFLDTALRVVAEHRR comes from the coding sequence ATGACCGTGGTGGCGGTGGTGGGGCCGACCGCGGCCGGCAAGTCGGCGTTGAGCATCGCGTTGGCGCACGCGCTGGGCGGCGAGGTGGTCAACGCCGACTCGATGCAGCTCTACCGGGGGATGGACGTCGGCACCGCCAAGCTGACCCCGGCCGAGCGGGAGGGCGTGCCGCACCACCTGCTCGACATCTGGCCGGTGACCGAGCCGGCCAGCGTCGCGGAATACCAGAAGCTGGCCCGCGCGGCGGTCGACGACATCCTGGCCCGGGGGCGGGTGCCGCTGCTGGTGGGCGGCTCCGGGCTCTACGTGCGGGCGGTGCTGGAGCAGTTCGAGTTCCCCGGCACCGATCCGGCGCTGCGGGAACGGCTGGAGGCCGAGTTGGCCGAGCGCGGGCCGGCCCCGCTGCACGCCCGGCTGGCCGAGGCCGACCCGCAGGCCGCGGCCGGCATCCTGCCCACCAACGGCCGGCGGATCGTCCGGGCGCTGGAGGTGGTCGAGCTGACCGGCGCGCCGTTCACCGCGTCGCTGCCGGCGCCCACGCCCTACTACCCGTCGGTGCAGCTCGGGGTGGACCTGGACACCGCGCTCCTGGACGAGCGGATCGCGCTGCGGGTGGACCGGATGTGGGCCGACGGCCTGGTCGACGAGGTGCGCACGCTCGTCGACGCGGGGCTGCCCGGGGGGCGTACGGCCAGCCGGGCGCTCGGCTACCAGCAGGTGCTGCGCTTCCTGGCCGGCGAGCTGACCGAGACGCAGGCGTACGAGGAGACGATCCGGGCGACCCGCCGCTTCGTCCGCCGGCAACGTTCGTGGTTCCGGCGCGACCCGCGCGTCCACTGGCTGGACTCGGCCTCGCCCGCGTTTCTCGACACTGCCCTTCGGGTGGTCGCCGAGCATCGGCGATGA
- a CDS encoding DUF349 domain-containing protein gives MSDWTAFGRVDEDGTVYVKTAEGERVVGSWQAGAPEEGLAHFARRFADLVTEVDLTEARLNSGAADAGHSLTTIRRIRGSLAEAHVVGDIDALAARLDKLAAVAEEKAGEAKAAREAARGEALARKTALVEEAEKLAAESTGWKTAGDRLKEILDEWKTIRGVDKKADGELWKRFAAARDGFTRRRGAHFASLDQQRKQAQTVKEELVAEAEKLKESTDWGATAGQLKDLMAQWKAAPRAAKEAEQKLWERFRAAQDEFFTRRSEVFSARDNEQRANLERKQALLAEAEALDVDGDPKGAQAKLREIQAQWHEAGRVPREAAAGLERRLRAVDDKVREVMDSAWRRTSKEDNPLLAQMRAQVAEAEDRLARAQAAGDARRVKEAEQALASKRQFLQLAEQAG, from the coding sequence ATGAGCGACTGGACTGCCTTCGGACGGGTGGACGAGGACGGCACCGTCTACGTCAAGACCGCCGAGGGCGAGCGGGTGGTCGGATCCTGGCAGGCGGGAGCCCCGGAGGAAGGGCTCGCCCACTTCGCCCGCCGCTTCGCCGACCTGGTGACCGAGGTGGACCTGACCGAGGCCCGGCTCAACTCGGGCGCGGCGGACGCCGGCCACTCGCTGACCACGATCCGGCGGATCCGTGGGTCGCTGGCCGAGGCGCACGTGGTCGGGGACATCGACGCCCTGGCCGCCCGCCTAGACAAGCTGGCCGCGGTCGCCGAGGAGAAGGCCGGCGAGGCCAAGGCCGCTCGCGAGGCGGCCCGGGGCGAGGCCCTGGCGCGCAAGACCGCCCTGGTCGAGGAGGCCGAGAAGCTGGCCGCCGAGTCGACCGGCTGGAAGACCGCCGGCGACCGGCTCAAGGAGATCCTCGACGAGTGGAAGACCATCCGCGGCGTCGACAAGAAGGCCGACGGTGAGCTGTGGAAGCGGTTCGCCGCGGCGCGGGACGGCTTCACCCGCCGCCGGGGCGCCCACTTCGCCTCCCTCGACCAGCAGCGCAAGCAGGCTCAGACGGTCAAGGAGGAGCTGGTCGCCGAGGCCGAGAAGCTCAAGGAGTCGACCGACTGGGGCGCCACCGCCGGCCAGCTCAAGGACCTGATGGCCCAGTGGAAGGCCGCGCCGCGCGCCGCCAAGGAGGCCGAGCAGAAGCTCTGGGAGCGGTTCCGGGCCGCGCAGGACGAGTTCTTCACCCGGCGCAGCGAGGTCTTCTCCGCGCGGGACAACGAGCAGCGCGCCAACCTGGAGCGCAAGCAGGCGCTGCTGGCCGAGGCCGAGGCGCTCGACGTCGACGGTGACCCGAAGGGCGCCCAGGCGAAGCTGCGGGAGATCCAGGCGCAGTGGCACGAGGCCGGCCGGGTGCCCCGCGAGGCCGCCGCCGGGCTGGAGCGCCGGCTGCGGGCGGTGGACGACAAGGTCCGCGAGGTCATGGACTCGGCGTGGCGGCGTACCTCCAAGGAGGACAACCCGCTGCTCGCCCAGATGCGCGCGCAGGTCGCCGAGGCCGAGGACCGGCTGGCCCGGGCCCAGGCCGCCGGCGACGCCCGCCGGGTCAAGGAGGCCGAGCAGGCGCTCGCCTCGAAGCGGCAGTTCCTCCAGCTGGCCGAGCAGGCCGGCTGA
- a CDS encoding cellulase family glycosylhydrolase, which translates to MHRRTALGGALTALATAAAGVLVAAAVATTPAAAAAGGTGTGYLHTSGNKIVDSTGTTVRLTGINWFGMETDNKTFHGLWSSNPWRSQLDTMARLGYNTLRIPYSNDALKPGATATGINDFVNPDLVGLSPLQILDKVIDYAGSKGMRVILDRHRPTSAGQSPLWYTSTVSEATWINDWKTLAQRYANNPTVIGADLHNEPHAEGTNPAATGACWGCGDTARDWRLAAERAGNAILGVQPNWLIFVEGVSCPSGGLSNVWDNDPSNDEDCGWWGGNLSKAGQFPVRLNVANRLVYSPHEYATSVYRQAWFDDPTYPANMPAIWDKYWGYLYKQNIAPIMMGEFGTTLQDPKDKIWLQNLMAYTGTGVNGMSFTYWSWNPNSGDTGGIANDDWTTINQPKQDILQPYLIPPTGGGGNPTPTPTGTGSPTPTPTGTPTPTPTTPAPSGGCTASYKQVNAWAGGFQGELTVKNTGTAAVNPWSATWTWPSGVTLASGWNATVTQSGTTVTAAAPAWASSLAPGASVTVGFTANGTAATPATVKLNGTAC; encoded by the coding sequence ATGCACCGACGCACCGCCCTCGGCGGCGCCCTGACGGCGCTCGCCACCGCCGCGGCCGGCGTTCTCGTCGCCGCCGCCGTCGCCACCACCCCGGCCGCCGCGGCGGCCGGTGGCACCGGCACCGGTTACCTGCACACCAGCGGCAACAAGATCGTCGACAGTACGGGTACGACCGTCCGGCTGACCGGTATCAACTGGTTCGGCATGGAGACCGACAACAAGACCTTCCACGGCCTGTGGTCGAGCAACCCGTGGCGGTCCCAGCTCGACACCATGGCCCGGCTGGGCTACAACACGCTGCGCATCCCGTACTCGAACGACGCGCTCAAGCCCGGTGCGACGGCGACCGGGATCAACGACTTCGTCAACCCGGACCTGGTCGGGCTCTCCCCGTTGCAGATCCTGGACAAGGTCATCGACTACGCGGGCAGCAAGGGGATGCGGGTCATCCTGGACCGGCACCGGCCGACCTCGGCCGGGCAGTCGCCGCTCTGGTACACCTCGACGGTCTCCGAGGCGACCTGGATCAACGACTGGAAGACGCTGGCCCAGCGGTACGCGAACAACCCCACGGTGATCGGCGCGGACCTGCACAACGAGCCGCACGCCGAGGGGACCAACCCGGCCGCCACCGGCGCCTGCTGGGGCTGCGGCGACACCGCCCGGGACTGGCGGCTCGCCGCCGAGCGGGCCGGCAACGCGATCCTCGGGGTGCAGCCGAACTGGCTGATCTTCGTGGAGGGGGTGAGCTGCCCCAGCGGCGGCCTGTCGAACGTCTGGGACAACGACCCCAGCAACGACGAGGACTGCGGCTGGTGGGGCGGCAACCTGTCCAAGGCCGGGCAGTTCCCGGTGCGGCTGAACGTGGCGAACCGGCTGGTCTACTCGCCGCACGAGTACGCCACCTCGGTCTACCGCCAGGCCTGGTTCGACGACCCGACCTACCCGGCGAACATGCCGGCCATCTGGGACAAGTACTGGGGCTACCTCTACAAGCAGAACATCGCGCCGATCATGATGGGCGAGTTCGGCACCACGCTCCAGGACCCCAAGGACAAGATCTGGCTGCAGAACCTGATGGCGTACACCGGCACCGGCGTGAACGGCATGTCGTTCACGTACTGGTCGTGGAACCCGAACTCGGGTGACACCGGCGGCATCGCCAACGACGACTGGACCACCATCAACCAGCCGAAGCAGGACATCCTCCAGCCCTACCTGATCCCACCGACCGGTGGGGGCGGCAACCCGACCCCGACGCCGACCGGCACCGGCTCCCCCACGCCGACGCCCACCGGCACGCCCACCCCGACGCCGACCACGCCGGCGCCCAGCGGTGGCTGCACGGCCAGCTACAAGCAGGTCAACGCCTGGGCGGGCGGCTTCCAGGGCGAGCTGACCGTGAAGAACACCGGCACCGCCGCGGTGAACCCGTGGTCGGCCACCTGGACCTGGCCGTCCGGGGTGACTCTCGCCAGCGGCTGGAACGCGACCGTCACGCAGTCCGGCACCACGGTCACGGCCGCCGCGCCCGCGTGGGCGTCGTCGCTGGCGCCGGGGGCCTCGGTGACCGTCGGCTTCACCGCCAACGGCACCGCCGCCACCCCCGCCACCGTGAAGCTCAACGGCACCGCCTGCTGA
- the miaB gene encoding tRNA (N6-isopentenyl adenosine(37)-C2)-methylthiotransferase MiaB, whose amino-acid sequence MTTAAAGSPRTYQVRTYGCQMNVHDSERISGLLEDAGYVRAAEADEQPDVVVFNTCAVRENADNRLYGNLGHLRPVKAKHPGMQIAVGGCLAQKDRGEIVRRAPWVDVVFGTHNIGSLPVLLDRARHNTTAEVEILESLEVFPSTLPTRRESTYAGWVSISVGCNNTCTFCIVPSLRGKEKDRRPGDVLSEVRALVDEGVLEVTLLGQNVNSYGVEFGDRYAFGKLLRACGDIDGLERVRFTSPHPKDFTDDVIAAMAETPNVCHSLHMPLQSGSDDVLRAMRRSYRSERYLGIIEKVRAAMPDAAITTDIIVGFPGETEADFARTLDVVREARFSSAFTFQYSKRPGTPAATMDDQLPKQVVQERYERLIACVEEITWAENRKLVGETVEVLVAVGEGRKDERTGRMSGRARDGRLVHFATGELAGQIRPGDIVHTTVTYAAPHHLNADGAPLAHRRTRAGDAAEAGRAPRTPGVLLGLPTIGAPAAAPAPTGGCAAT is encoded by the coding sequence ATGACTACCGCAGCCGCGGGCAGCCCGCGCACCTACCAGGTGCGCACGTACGGCTGCCAGATGAACGTGCACGACTCCGAGCGCATCTCCGGCCTCCTCGAGGATGCCGGCTACGTGCGTGCCGCCGAGGCCGACGAGCAGCCCGACGTGGTGGTGTTCAACACCTGCGCGGTCCGGGAGAACGCCGACAACCGGCTCTACGGCAACCTGGGTCATCTGCGCCCCGTGAAGGCGAAGCACCCCGGGATGCAGATCGCCGTCGGCGGCTGCCTGGCCCAGAAGGACCGCGGCGAGATCGTCCGCAGGGCGCCCTGGGTGGACGTGGTCTTCGGCACGCACAACATCGGCTCGCTGCCGGTGCTGTTGGACCGGGCCCGGCACAACACCACCGCCGAGGTGGAGATCCTGGAGTCGCTGGAGGTCTTCCCCTCCACGCTGCCGACCCGGCGCGAGTCGACGTACGCCGGGTGGGTCTCCATCTCCGTCGGCTGCAACAACACCTGCACGTTCTGCATCGTGCCCTCCCTGCGCGGCAAGGAGAAGGACCGCCGCCCCGGCGACGTGCTCTCCGAGGTGCGCGCGCTGGTCGACGAGGGCGTGCTGGAGGTGACCCTGCTCGGGCAGAACGTCAACTCCTACGGCGTCGAGTTCGGCGACCGGTACGCCTTCGGCAAGCTGCTGCGCGCCTGCGGCGACATCGACGGGCTGGAGCGGGTCCGGTTCACCAGCCCGCACCCGAAGGACTTCACCGACGACGTGATCGCCGCGATGGCCGAGACGCCGAACGTCTGCCACTCGCTGCACATGCCGTTGCAGTCCGGCTCCGACGACGTGCTGCGGGCCATGCGCCGCTCGTACCGGTCGGAGCGCTACCTGGGGATCATCGAGAAGGTCCGGGCGGCGATGCCGGACGCGGCGATCACCACCGACATCATCGTCGGCTTCCCCGGCGAGACCGAGGCCGACTTCGCGCGCACGCTCGACGTGGTCCGCGAGGCGCGGTTCTCCTCGGCGTTCACGTTCCAGTACTCCAAGCGCCCCGGCACCCCGGCCGCGACCATGGACGACCAACTGCCCAAGCAGGTCGTGCAGGAGCGGTACGAGCGGTTGATCGCCTGCGTCGAGGAGATCACCTGGGCGGAGAACAGGAAGCTGGTCGGGGAGACCGTCGAGGTGCTGGTCGCCGTCGGCGAGGGGCGCAAGGACGAGCGCACCGGCCGGATGTCCGGCCGGGCCCGCGACGGCCGGCTGGTGCACTTCGCCACCGGTGAGCTGGCCGGGCAGATCCGCCCCGGCGACATCGTGCACACCACCGTCACGTACGCGGCCCCGCACCACCTCAACGCCGACGGGGCGCCGCTGGCGCACCGGCGTACCCGGGCCGGCGACGCGGCCGAGGCGGGACGTGCCCCGCGTACGCCGGGGGTGCTGCTCGGGCTGCCGACGATCGGCGCGCCGGCCGCGGCGCCCGCCCCCACCGGCGGCTGCGCCGCAACCTGA
- a CDS encoding DUF2277 family protein, which translates to MCRSIKTLREPYVPVVTEEDVRAAALQYVRKISGFRTPAAHNAAAFDAAVDAVAAATATLLDQLVVRGQQPAARG; encoded by the coding sequence GTGTGCCGGAGCATCAAGACCCTGCGTGAGCCGTACGTCCCGGTGGTGACCGAGGAGGACGTGCGGGCGGCCGCGTTGCAGTACGTCCGGAAGATCTCCGGTTTCCGCACCCCGGCGGCCCACAACGCGGCCGCGTTCGACGCCGCGGTGGACGCCGTGGCCGCCGCGACCGCCACCCTGCTCGACCAGCTCGTGGTCCGCGGCCAGCAGCCGGCGGCCCGGGGCTGA
- the selD gene encoding selenide, water dikinase SelD produces the protein MTDAIRLTDYARGGGCACKIPPGELEAMVAGLGATGGSTDLLVGLENGDDAAVVRLDERTGLVSTADFFTPVVDDAYDWGRIAAANALSDVYAMGGTPLVALNLLCWPRGVLPPELAREVLRGGLDVAREANCHLAGGHSVDDDGPKYGLAVTGVVRPEQLITLDAGRAGLPLSLTKPLGVGVLNTRHKQTGERFAEAVASMARLNRDAARAAVDAGIRCGTDVTGFGLLGHASKLARASRLTVAIDMAAVPYLAGAREALRDGYVSGGTRRNLDWVTPWTDFGAAGESERLLLADAQTSGGLLVAGEVPGGTVIGELLPASDHLVRLR, from the coding sequence ATGACCGATGCGATCCGGCTGACCGACTACGCCCGCGGCGGCGGCTGCGCCTGCAAGATCCCGCCGGGGGAGCTGGAGGCGATGGTCGCCGGGCTCGGCGCCACCGGCGGCTCGACCGACCTGCTGGTCGGCCTGGAGAACGGCGACGACGCCGCGGTGGTCCGGCTGGACGAGCGGACCGGCCTGGTCAGCACCGCCGACTTCTTCACCCCGGTGGTCGACGACGCGTACGACTGGGGGCGGATCGCCGCGGCCAACGCGCTCTCCGACGTGTACGCGATGGGCGGCACCCCGCTCGTCGCGCTCAACCTGCTCTGCTGGCCGCGTGGCGTGCTCCCGCCGGAGCTGGCGCGCGAGGTGCTGCGTGGCGGCCTGGACGTGGCCCGGGAGGCGAACTGCCACCTGGCCGGCGGGCACAGCGTGGACGACGACGGCCCGAAGTACGGCCTGGCGGTCACCGGTGTGGTCCGGCCGGAGCAGCTGATCACGCTGGACGCGGGCCGGGCCGGCCTGCCGCTGTCGTTGACCAAGCCGCTCGGCGTCGGCGTGCTCAACACCCGGCACAAGCAGACCGGCGAACGGTTCGCTGAGGCGGTGGCGTCGATGGCCCGGCTGAACCGGGACGCGGCCCGGGCGGCGGTGGACGCCGGCATCCGCTGCGGCACCGACGTGACCGGCTTCGGCCTGCTCGGGCACGCCTCGAAGCTGGCCCGCGCCAGTCGGCTCACGGTGGCGATCGACATGGCGGCCGTGCCGTACCTGGCGGGCGCGCGGGAGGCGCTGCGGGACGGTTACGTCAGCGGCGGCACCCGGCGCAACCTGGACTGGGTCACCCCGTGGACCGATTTCGGCGCCGCCGGCGAGTCCGAGCGGCTGCTGCTGGCCGACGCGCAGACCTCCGGCGGCCTGCTGGTCGCGGGGGAGGTGCCGGGCGGCACGGTGATCGGCGAGCTGCTGCCGGCCTCGGACCACCTGGTCCGGCTCCGCTGA
- a CDS encoding amino acid ABC transporter ATP-binding protein, translated as MDDVTTGDPLIVLDGVNKWFGPLHVLDDVSLSVGRGEVVVVIGPSGSGKSTLCRAINRLEPINEGTITFDGQPLPAEGKPLAKLRSEVGMVFQSFNLFAHKTILENVTLGPVKVRKEKPAAARERGLALLDRVGIANQADKYPAQLSGGQQQRAAIARALAMQPKAMLFDEPTSALDPEMVGEVLDVMTSLARDGMTMVVVTHEMGFARHAANRVIFMADGKLVEDAPPAEFFANPRSERAKDFLSKILTH; from the coding sequence GTGGACGACGTGACGACGGGCGACCCGCTGATCGTGCTCGACGGGGTCAACAAGTGGTTCGGGCCGCTGCACGTGCTCGACGACGTGTCCCTCTCCGTCGGCCGGGGCGAGGTGGTCGTCGTGATCGGCCCGTCCGGCTCCGGCAAGTCGACGCTGTGCCGCGCCATCAACCGGCTGGAGCCGATCAACGAGGGCACCATCACGTTCGACGGGCAGCCGCTGCCGGCCGAGGGCAAGCCCCTGGCCAAGCTGCGCAGCGAGGTCGGCATGGTGTTCCAGTCGTTCAACCTCTTCGCGCACAAGACCATCCTGGAGAACGTCACGCTCGGACCGGTCAAGGTGCGCAAGGAGAAGCCGGCCGCCGCCCGCGAGCGCGGGCTGGCCCTGCTCGACCGCGTCGGCATCGCCAACCAGGCGGACAAGTACCCGGCCCAGCTCTCCGGCGGCCAGCAGCAGCGGGCGGCCATCGCCCGCGCGCTGGCCATGCAGCCCAAGGCGATGCTCTTCGACGAGCCGACCAGCGCGCTGGACCCGGAGATGGTCGGCGAGGTTCTCGACGTGATGACGTCGTTGGCCCGCGACGGCATGACCATGGTCGTGGTCACCCACGAGATGGGCTTCGCCCGGCACGCGGCGAACCGGGTCATCTTCATGGCCGACGGCAAGCTGGTCGAGGACGCCCCGCCGGCCGAGTTCTTCGCGAACCCGCGCAGCGAGCGGGCCAAGGACTTCCTCTCCAAGATCCTCACGCACTGA
- a CDS encoding glutamate ABC transporter substrate-binding protein: MRYKRVAAVAMMASLALSAAACGKEGNPTPSGGGNASGGAQSDNCTTSGATFTPKTDANVAGSPAFQKIKTAGKVVVGVKFDQPNLGYKDAQGKRCGFDIEIAQYVASTLGVDPAKIEYKEIASANRETAIKGGEIDYYVGTYSITDKRKNDVSFAGPYFVAGQDLLVRKDDSSITGKDALKGKKVCSATGSTPIQKVRDEGMTEPENIVEFKTYSECVSQLLDKKVDAVTTDDAILKGYAAQNPDELKVVGQPFSTEKYGIGLPKDDKAMRDYVNDQIEAAFTDGTWKKIYDGTLGKSGSPATPPQLERY, encoded by the coding sequence ATGCGTTACAAGCGCGTGGCGGCGGTGGCCATGATGGCCTCGCTCGCCCTGTCCGCGGCCGCCTGCGGCAAGGAGGGGAACCCCACCCCGAGCGGCGGCGGCAACGCCAGCGGCGGTGCGCAGTCCGACAACTGCACCACCTCGGGCGCCACCTTCACCCCCAAGACGGACGCCAACGTCGCCGGCAGCCCGGCCTTCCAGAAGATCAAGACGGCCGGCAAGGTCGTCGTCGGCGTCAAGTTCGACCAGCCGAACCTCGGCTACAAGGACGCCCAGGGCAAGCGCTGCGGCTTCGACATCGAGATCGCCCAGTACGTCGCCAGCACGCTCGGCGTCGACCCGGCGAAGATCGAGTACAAGGAGATCGCCTCCGCCAACCGGGAGACCGCGATCAAGGGCGGCGAGATCGACTACTACGTCGGCACCTACTCGATCACCGACAAGCGCAAGAACGACGTCTCCTTCGCCGGCCCGTACTTCGTCGCCGGCCAGGACCTGCTGGTCCGCAAGGACGACTCCTCGATCACCGGCAAGGACGCGCTCAAGGGCAAGAAGGTCTGCTCGGCCACCGGCTCCACCCCGATCCAGAAGGTCCGGGACGAGGGCATGACCGAGCCGGAGAACATCGTCGAGTTCAAGACCTACTCCGAGTGCGTCTCCCAGCTGCTCGACAAGAAGGTCGACGCGGTCACCACCGACGACGCCATCCTCAAGGGCTACGCCGCGCAGAACCCGGACGAGCTCAAGGTCGTCGGCCAGCCGTTCAGCACCGAGAAGTACGGCATCGGCCTGCCCAAGGACGACAAGGCGATGCGCGACTACGTGAACGACCAGATCGAGGCGGCGTTCACCGACGGCACCTGGAAGAAGATCTACGACGGCACGCTGGGCAAGTCCGGCTCGCCGGCCACCCCGCCGCAGCTCGAGCGGTACTGA